In Vigna unguiculata cultivar IT97K-499-35 chromosome 3, ASM411807v1, whole genome shotgun sequence, a single genomic region encodes these proteins:
- the LOC114176208 gene encoding transcription factor bHLH147-like has product MIRNPTTASTERSRDAKRRKKKKTQEREDEKQPKWKSQAQQQIYSSKLRQALARVNNLGSASPKGKAVRQAADRVLAATAKGRTRWSRAILTNRLKLKFTKHKRQRVAATLPSRSKRARVSVHRLKGKGGAGVQRKVRFLGRLVPGCRKEPLPVVLEEAIDYIPALEMQVRAMNALFNLLSAASSSSSSSS; this is encoded by the coding sequence ATGATCAGAAACCCGACAACAGCGAGCACGGAGCGGTCACGTGACgcgaagagaagaaagaagaagaaaacacaggAACGCGAGGATGAGAAGCAGCCCAAGTGGAAATCCCAAGCGCAGCAACAAATCTACTCCTCCAAGCTGCGCCAAGCCTTAGCCAGAGTCAACAACCTCGGCTCCGCCTCGCCCAAAGGCAAAGCCGTGCGCCAAGCCGCGGACAGAGTCCTCGCCGCCACGGCCAAGGGGAGGACGCGCTGGAGCCGAGCCATCCTCACCAACCGGCTCAAGCTCAAGTTCACCAAACACAAGAGACAGAGAGTGGCCGCGACGCTCCCTAGCCGCTCAAAGAGAGCTCGCGTGAGCGTTCACCGGCTGAAGGGGAAGGGTGGAGCGGGTGTGCAGAGGAAAGTTAGGTTCCTGGGACGGTTGGTTCCCGGTTGCCGGAAAGAACCGTTACCGGTTGTTCTTGAAGAAGCCATCGATTACATACCCGCTCTTGAGATGCAGGTTCGAGCCATGAACGCTCTCTTTAACCTTCTCTCcgctgcttcttcttcttcttcttcttcctcgtaA